From the Streptococcus halotolerans genome, the window CACTTACTGCTACCAGATTTTTGGGAGGTGGGTATTTATGAGGGGGTAAAGGGCAAGGCCAGCTTTTGGGGAAAGAAAAAAGCAATTCTTGATTTTGCGGCTCCAATAGAAAAACGCTATATTTCCCATATCACTTGGCTAACAGATGATGAGCAACCCTTATTTTGGGAAAATTATAGCCAGTACGGTAAGGTCTTCTTTAAGACTTACCATCCTGAGACGCCGCATGCAGTAAGGATTTATTATGATAACCAAGAGAGAGAATTTGCACAGACGGTTCCTGGCAAGGAAGGTATTATCGTTACCAACAAAGAAGAACTTGACGGCTATTATTCCAATCGGTTAGCTTTTTTAGTCGCTGTTTTACAGGCGCAAGGTGAATCTCGCCAACTTATTACGAGTGATACTAACTTATTAAGTGATGCAGGGACTAATCTTGCTTTTTTAAATAGACAAGAACACCAGAAGATAAATGACTTACCAGAATTGTCAAATCGTATGGTAATTGATGTAACGGAGTATAGCCAGCGGCGAGACAACTTGTATCAAAAGGTGATGACGCAGGCTGTCGGTCCTAAAGAAAAAAAGAGTTTGTTCGTCTTGACGGCTAGTGATGAGGTGGAAGGTTTGCCTTATCTTATTGAGCATTTGCCAGAGTATCATTTGGTTATTGGAGCAAGGACGACGGTTTCATCCACTTTACAGGATTTTAATAAATATGCGAATGTGACAGTTTTCCCAGAACTTAGCGATACTGATGTTAAGTCTTTGTTGCAAAAGTCGTCTTTTTATTTAGATATTAATCATTACCGAGAAGTCGATGAAATTGTCTCTCGAGCGGTTATGGCGAAGCTTTGTCTCTTGTCTTTTAAGACAGTTGCACATCATTCAGAGTATTGCCATAAAGATACTCTGTTCGAGGAAAAGGATGTTGATGCTATGGTGGAAAAATTGAAGCAGCTTGACCGTGATGAGAATTTGAGAGAAAAGATCCTTGATTATCAGATGAAGCAACTCGATTTTCAAGTAATAGATCGCACAGCGCTAATTGGTAGTGATTGGAGAGAGAATGACGCTTTATAATTTTAATATATTAGTAGGATTTCAAATTTCAGGTGTGGAGTATGCTCAAGGTTATCGTTCGAAGCTGTTAAATCAGCTGGATGAGGAAAATTACTATATTTTTACAGAATTACCAAATTGGGAATACGTTCGTCGCTACAGTGAAGTGGTCGGTATTCCTATAGAGCAACTCATGTCTGTTCACATCTCTTTTCTAGAGGATGCCAGTTTGAAGCCAAGCGTAACCTTGTCAGATATTCGTCATCGCTACCCACATTTTGATCAAGCAGATTTTCATAAGAAGGAAGGTCTACACCTCAATTTTTATCAACAAGGCAAACAATCGATTGCAGTTAGCTTTTTAGATGAGGAATCTGATATTGTCGATTATGTCACACTATTTGCGGAAGGGATGTTACTGCGAAAAGATATTTATACGAATCGCCATATCTATAGTGAATATTATTCCCCTCAGACGATTGATGGTCAGTATCAGGCGGCTTTGTATAGGCGAGCTTTTTTAAGTCCTGAAGGAAATCTGGTCTATGAAGAAGTCATTAAAGAAGGAAATTCGACGTTTGTCTTTGCGAATCATCGTCACTATTTAACCAAGTATGATCTTCTTGATGCCTTTGTTAAAAGGTTGGACTTAACAGAGAAGGATTGGTTGCTTTTAGATCGCAGTCAGCATTTTGACTTTGCGCAAGTGGTGCTGAAAAATAAGGGAAAAGCAAAAGTGGCAGCTATTATCCATTCAGAGCATTATTTTCCTAGAAATTATGATGCTTCCTATTTGTTTATTAATTATGAATATTATTACATTATCAAGTATGCCAAGGACATTGATGTCTTTGTGACTTCAACAGCGTTGCAGAAAGAAAGGCTGGGACAACTCATTTTTGAAGAAATGGCAGTTAGGCCTCATATGGCTGTTATCCCTGTGGGAAGTGTATCAGTAGCTGAGTATAAGGAAACTAACCAACATACCCCCTTTTCCATGATGACGGCTTCTCGTTTTGACTCTAGAAAGCATATCGATTGGCTGATAAAAGCAGTTGTTCTTGCTAAAAAGGTTATTCCTGACTTGATTTTTTATATTTATGGTGAGGGATCGTTAATGCCAAAATGCCGAGAATTAATCATTGATTTAGAAGCAAGAGACTATATCTTACTAAAAGGGCATGTTCCCTTGGAGGAAGTGTATCCTTCTCATGAGTTGTATCTTACTGCATCAACTTGGGAAACATTTGGCTTGAGTATCTTGGAGGCGGTATCACACGGCTTGCCAATCATTGGTTTGGACGTACCTTATGGTAATCAGACCTTTGTCACGTCTGCTAAAAATGGGTATTTAGTTCCGTTTGACCATGAAGAAGACGAATCAGTGGTTATCATACAATTGGCAGAGGCGATAGTGACTTATTTTAATCAAGGAGAGCAGGTGAGGCAACAGTTTAGACACCAGTCACTTGAAGTTGCTAGTCGCTTTAGTGAAGAGACCGTCCTAGAAGGTTGGAAGAAGTTGCTGGCAGGTGGTAACTGATACTTGACATTAACGATTTTTATGCCTCAGCCTTGTGACATTATTTCATTAGACATCTAGGCTCTTAATTGCTTAACAGTAAGTAGCTAGTATTCGTTTGCTTGTTCTAGCTTTAGCGTCCCCTGCTACACATGATTGAAGATGGCAATTTTCTTAATAAAGGCAAGTAACTTTTTTAGATTTTTCTGCGGACATCTATTTTACTTTTAGAGTATTGGTGCTTTAGGGGTTGATTCGTTAAAAGGTGATTAGTAGCTAGTGAGATAGTCGAGTGACGGCAAGGACGCTGATAAGATTTGAAAAAGGGACTATTACTTGGTTATAGAGTGTGAAAAAGATAAAGTAGAGGTAAGAATGAATTATTTTAACGTTGGAAAAATTGTGAATACTCAAGGTTTACAGGGTGAATTGCGTGTTCTTTCTGTGACAGATTTTGCAGAAGAACGCTTTAAAAAAGGCAGTCAGCTGTCTATTTTTGATGATAAGGATCATCACCTTTTGGATGTGGAAATTGCTAGCCATCGTAAGCAGAAAAATTTTGATATTGTCAAATTTAAAGGTCTCT encodes:
- a CDS encoding glycosyltransferase, with protein sequence MTLYNFNILVGFQISGVEYAQGYRSKLLNQLDEENYYIFTELPNWEYVRRYSEVVGIPIEQLMSVHISFLEDASLKPSVTLSDIRHRYPHFDQADFHKKEGLHLNFYQQGKQSIAVSFLDEESDIVDYVTLFAEGMLLRKDIYTNRHIYSEYYSPQTIDGQYQAALYRRAFLSPEGNLVYEEVIKEGNSTFVFANHRHYLTKYDLLDAFVKRLDLTEKDWLLLDRSQHFDFAQVVLKNKGKAKVAAIIHSEHYFPRNYDASYLFINYEYYYIIKYAKDIDVFVTSTALQKERLGQLIFEEMAVRPHMAVIPVGSVSVAEYKETNQHTPFSMMTASRFDSRKHIDWLIKAVVLAKKVIPDLIFYIYGEGSLMPKCRELIIDLEARDYILLKGHVPLEEVYPSHELYLTASTWETFGLSILEAVSHGLPIIGLDVPYGNQTFVTSAKNGYLVPFDHEEDESVVIIQLAEAIVTYFNQGEQVRQQFRHQSLEVASRFSEETVLEGWKKLLAGGN